A single region of the Eublepharis macularius isolate TG4126 chromosome 14, MPM_Emac_v1.0, whole genome shotgun sequence genome encodes:
- the FAM163B gene encoding protein FAM163B, translating into MTAGTVVITGGILATVILLCIIAVLCYCRLQYYCCKKDESEEDADEPDFAVDSHIPPLHCNRNVALTNGPSLYHSSPYKKHSQCRTVCPSCSHFEPPTFFLQEPEEEEVRNGGDRINYKAISQEDLGLPVNLSGLQALNPNRLSAMREAFSRSRSISTDV; encoded by the exons ATGACAGCCGGAACTGTGGTCATCACAGGCGGAATATTAGCAACTGTCATCTTACTTTGTATCATAGCTGTGCTGTGCTATTGTAGGCTTCAG TATTACTGCTGCAAGAAGGATGAATCAGAAGAAGATGCAGATGAGCCGGACTTTGCTGTGGACTCCCATATCCCTCCGCTCCATTGCAACCGCAATGTGGCACTGACGAACGGCCCTTCCTTGTACCATTCTTCCCCCTACAAGAAGCACTCCCAGTGCCGGACAGTCTGTCCTAGCTGCTCCCATTTTGAGCCACCCACGTTCTTCCTGCAAGAGCCAGAAGAAGAAGAGGTCCGAAATGGAGGGGACCGCATCAACTACAAGGCCATCAGCCAGGAGGACCTGGGACTGCCCGTCAACCTGAGTGGCCTCCAAGCCCTCAATCCCAACCGCCTGTCAGCCATGCGGGAAGCCTTCTCCCGCAGCCGCAGCATCAGCACCGATGTCTGA